CCGTCGAGACGGCGCTGGCCGAGAGCGCGGACCGCCGGCTGGCGCGAGAGCTACTTTCGTATCCGGTCGCGCGGATGGAAAGCACCGACGCGTCGCTGCGCGAGTGGGACGACGCGACCCTCCAGCAGGCCGCCGTCGTCGACCGGGCCAGGTACTACATCGAGTTCGCCGCGCTCGCCCGCGCGGCGCCCGACGCCGTCGACGAGACGCTGGTCGAACTCGCCGCCTTCTGACCGACCGAAGCCGCACCGACTCCGTTACGCGCGTCGCTCGACCGACTCGACCGCTTCCGCCGGGGTCTCGACGTGTTCGATACCGTCGACGCCGTCGATGCTGTGAGTGTCCAGGCCCGCGACCGGCTTGCCGAAATCGAGCGCGTGACCGAGTTCCGAGAGCGTCCCGGTGCCGCCGTCGACGGCGACCACGGCGTCGCCGTTCATGACGACGAGGACGTTTCGCGCGTTGCCCATCCCGGTCGCGAGGGCCGTGTCGACGTACTCGTTGGCGTCCGCGCGGCGCTCGGTCGGGAGGATCCCGATCGTTGACCCGCCGGCCTCGCTCGCGCCGCGACAGACCGCCTCCATCACGCCGCCGAGGCCGCCGCAGACCACCTCGTGGCCCCGCTCGGCGAGTTCCCGGCCGAGTGTTTCGGCCGTGGCCGCCTCTTGCTCCGTAACGGTCCCACCGCCGATGACGCTGACTCGCATAGACGGTGCTGGCGCGTGGAACGGTCAAAACCGCTCCCATCTGCGAGCGGACGCGTCCGGCGCAACTACCTTGTATACGGGAGTGTATACGAACGGGTATGAGCAAGAGCATCCGCGTCGACGAGGAGACGCACGCGGCGCTCGCGGCGCTGAAGGGCGACGACGAGACGTTCGACGACGTGCTCCTACGTCTCATCGAGGACCGACGCGAGCGCGTTCGGGAGGGTGCCGGACTCTGGGAGGGTACCGACGCCGCCGAGAAAGCCCTCGAAGCGAGGAAGGAGATGAAACGCGGCGTCGGCGAGCGATGACCGTCTACGATAGCAGCGTTCTGATCCACTATCTCGACGGCGAAACCGGAGCAGTCGACTACGTGGAACACCACCAGAATCGACGTGCGGTCGCACCGCAACTGGTACTGTTCGAGGTGTATCAGGGGGAGCTGTTCAAATCCGGCCCACCCGATTTCGACGCCGTCGACGACGCGCTCGGCTGGCTCTCGGTCGTCGAGAAGTCGTCCGGTATCGCTCGCGCTGCCGCCGAGTTGCAGGGCGAACTGCGCGACCGTGGGGAGTTGCTCGCCGCTCGCGACGCGTTCATCGTAGGAACAGCGAGACAACTCGGCGAACCGCTCGCCGTTGCAGACTCCGATTTCGATGTCGACGGAATCGACGAGCTACTCGACGTCGATTTCGTCTGAGGCTCTCTCGGCGAGAACGGATACGCGTAACCGGGCCCCAGAAGTCTCAACCTGTCAGTTCGAACCCTACACGAGGTCGTCGATCGTGTCGAGAAACGACTGGAAATCCTTCGCACCGGCCTGTTCCGCGATAGAGCGGAGCGTGTCGGTCGCGACTTCGTCGTGCAGCGGGACCGTCACGGTTCGTTTCTCACCCGTGTTCGGGTCGATATACCGGAGTTTGACGTGACTTCCGGTCTGATCGACGCGCCGGAAGTTCCACTTCCGAAGCGCGTCGATCAGTTCCCGTCCGGAGTAGGGCCGAGACACAGAGGCGATGCTTCCGGGTCGAAAATAACGCTTTGGTTTGCGGGTATTCGTCGCTCGGGCGACTCTACTCGTCGGTCAGCCACGGTGCAGTGGCTTCTTCCAGATCCGCATCGTCGGGGTCCGGTCGCTCGTGGAGTTCCAGCGCTTCGGCGAGGTTGGCGAGTGCTTCCGCCTTGGTGTCGCCCTGACTCGCAACTCCGGAATCGTCGTCACGCGCGACGACGTACCCGTCGCTCTCGGTGAGCGTGACGGTGTCGGACTCGTCGGGCTCGCGGGACTGGACTCCCATACCTCCCACTGGTCGGGCCCAGGGCAAATCAGTTTCGGCCGATTCTCTCCGCTCTCGACGTCAGGCTGGGGCTGGTACGGATTCAGTCGGTCGCACGTGACGAACAACGCAAGAAAACGGAATCTATACTGACGACCTACTCGACCTGCTCGAACCAATCTTCGACGCGGGCGACGGGTGCGCCGGTGATCTCCGCCACGTCGGTGGGCTCGCGTTCGAGCATGTCGGCGACGGTGTCGATGCCGGCGTCGCGCAGGCGGTCGGCGTAGGTCGGGCCGACGCCGTCGACGGTGTCCACGTCCGGACTGTCCGGTTCGTCCTCGGCGTCGGTCGCTTCCTCGGCAGCCTCGGCGGCCTCGGCGGCCTCCTCGGCGACGGCGTCGACCGCCGCGGCGGCGTCAGTGTCGTCGCTCTCCGCCGAGCGGTCGGCGTACCACTCACAGACTTCGGGCCAGACCTCCTCGTGCGATGAGGAGGAGACGGAGAGGCCGATGTGGCCGGTCGAGTACTCGATGGTGGTCACGTCGTCGCTGCCGACGACCTCGTTGAACGGCTTGGAGGCGTCGGCGGGGATGAGGTGGTCGTACTCGCCCATGATCTGGAGGACGGGCATGTCGATCTCCTCGACGTCGACGTGGACCCCGTCGAGCTCCATCTCGTTGTGGTAGAGCTTGTTCTCCTGGTAGAGGTCGGTGAGGAACTGGTCGTAGGCCTCGCCGGCGACGTCGATGCCCTCGGAGAGCCACCGCTCCATGCGGCCGAAGTTCTCGACGAAGTCCTCGTTGTCGAGGTTCTCGTAGAAGCGGACGTACTTCGAGACGTAGTTGTCCACGGGGTCCATCAGCGCGAAGCCCACGTCTAAGAACTCCGCGGGGACGTTTCCGAAGGTGTCGGTGATCTCCTCGGGGTCGTAGTACTCCTCGGAGCCCCACTGTTCGAGGAGGCCGCCGGTCCCGTCGAAACACAGCCCCGCGGCCATCAGGCCCAGTGCGTTGACCTTCTCGGGGTGCAGCGCCGCGTACATGGCCGACATCGTCCCGCCCATGCAGTAGC
This DNA window, taken from Halosimplex litoreum, encodes the following:
- a CDS encoding TIGR00725 family protein, which produces MRVSVIGGGTVTEQEAATAETLGRELAERGHEVVCGGLGGVMEAVCRGASEAGGSTIGILPTERRADANEYVDTALATGMGNARNVLVVMNGDAVVAVDGGTGTLSELGHALDFGKPVAGLDTHSIDGVDGIEHVETPAEAVESVERRA
- a CDS encoding antitoxin VapB family protein → MSKSIRVDEETHAALAALKGDDETFDDVLLRLIEDRRERVREGAGLWEGTDAAEKALEARKEMKRGVGER
- a CDS encoding PIN domain-containing protein, yielding MTVYDSSVLIHYLDGETGAVDYVEHHQNRRAVAPQLVLFEVYQGELFKSGPPDFDAVDDALGWLSVVEKSSGIARAAAELQGELRDRGELLAARDAFIVGTARQLGEPLAVADSDFDVDGIDELLDVDFV
- a CDS encoding type II toxin-antitoxin system HicA family toxin, with translation MSRPYSGRELIDALRKWNFRRVDQTGSHVKLRYIDPNTGEKRTVTVPLHDEVATDTLRSIAEQAGAKDFQSFLDTIDDLV
- a CDS encoding type II toxin-antitoxin system HicB family antitoxin; the encoded protein is MGVQSREPDESDTVTLTESDGYVVARDDDSGVASQGDTKAEALANLAEALELHERPDPDDADLEEATAPWLTDE
- the phaC gene encoding class III poly(R)-hydroxyalkanoic acid synthase subunit PhaC, whose product is MASERADPFNPISLALDAQRTALETMTDATEQNAELPDALASVESVDVGQTPSEVVYEENKLELLHYQPEAAGIEPDETHDVPILIVYALINKPYILDLQEERSVVRRLLEAGHDVYLIDWNEPSRMDQHLTLDDYVNRYIENCVDVVRERSGQDAINVLGYCMGGTMSAMYAALHPEKVNALGLMAAGLCFDGTGGLLEQWGSEEYYDPEEITDTFGNVPAEFLDVGFALMDPVDNYVSKYVRFYENLDNEDFVENFGRMERWLSEGIDVAGEAYDQFLTDLYQENKLYHNEMELDGVHVDVEEIDMPVLQIMGEYDHLIPADASKPFNEVVGSDDVTTIEYSTGHIGLSVSSSSHEEVWPEVCEWYADRSAESDDTDAAAAVDAVAEEAAEAAEAAEEATDAEDEPDSPDVDTVDGVGPTYADRLRDAGIDTVADMLEREPTDVAEITGAPVARVEDWFEQVE